From Cervus canadensis isolate Bull #8, Minnesota chromosome 28, ASM1932006v1, whole genome shotgun sequence, one genomic window encodes:
- the KIFC1 gene encoding kinesin-like protein KIFC1 isoform X3: MEPQRSPLLEVKGNIELKRPLAKAASRLPLSGRRLKRGPDQMEEALEPEKKRTRGLGTRVTTTHPRAAALSSVPQTQGQTAAVPRAPRKSAPRCSMAVAPVLKTQKPGPVVPAQKPGTTAAPPMVGGKKPKRPAWDLKGQLCDLNAELKCYRERKQVLDQENQQLQDQLREAQQQASALGAERRTLEEELTRVRAQAEQRQRELGNLSARVLELEERLGTQEGLVQELQQEQLRLQEERRGLAAQLGEQERRLQTSEASLSDSQAEVASLRQEAAAREAVLAEREDRLHGLEMERRRLHNQLQELKGNIRVFCRVRPVLPGESTPSPGFLQFPSGPCGPSDPPTRLSLSRSDERRGTLSGAPAAPTRHDFSFDRVFPPGSGQDEVFEEISMLVQSALDGYPVCIFAYGQTGSGKTFTMEGGPGGDPRLEGLIPRALRHLFSVAQELRGQGWTYSFVASYVEIYNETVRDLLATGARKGQGGECEIRRAGPGSEELTVTNARYVPVSCEREVEALLHLARQNRAVARTAQNERSSRSHSVFQLQISGEHAGRGLQCAAPLSLVDLAGSERLDPGLALGPGERERLRETQAINSSLSTLGLVIMALSNKESHVPYRNSKLTYLLQNSLGGSAKMLMFVNISPLEENVSESLNSLRFASKVNQCVIGTAQANKK; this comes from the exons ATGGAGCCGCAG AGGTCACCATTGTTGGAAGTGAAGGGCAACATAGAGCTGAAGAGACCCCTGGCCAAGGCCGCTTCCCGGCTGCCTCTCTCGGGACGCAGGCTGAAGAGGGGGCCCGACCAGATGGAGGAGGCGTTGGAGCCGGAGAAG AAAAGAACACGAGGCCTGGGCACCAGAGTGACCACGACCCACCCCAGAGCAGCAGCCCTCAGCTCTGTGCCACAGACACAAGGCCAGACCGCAG CAGTGCCCAGAGCTCCCAGGAAGTCAGCACCCCGATGTTCCATGGCTGTTGCCCCAG TGCTGAAGACTCAGAAGCCAGGTCCTGTTGTTCCTGCCCAGAAGCCTGGAA CGACAGCTGCGCCTCCCATGGTGGGAGGGAAGAAACCCAAACGTCCGGCCTGGGACTTAAAGGGGCAGTTATGTGACCTCAACGCAGAGCTGAAATGCTACCGTGAGAGGAAGCAGGTGCTGGACCAGGAGAACCAACAGCTGCAGGACCAGCTCCGGGAGGCCCAGCAACAGGCCTCGGCCCTGGGGGCAGAGCGCAGGACCCTGGAAGAGGAGTTGACCAGGGTGCGGGCCCAGGCTGAGCAGCGCCAGCGGGAGCTGGGGAACCTGAGTGCCCGCGTCCTGGAGCTGGAAGAGCGGCTGGGCACGCAGGAGGGCTTAGTGCAAGAGCTCCAGCAAGAACAGCTGAGATTACAGGAGGAGCGCAGGGGACTGGCTGCCCAGCTGGGCGAGCAGGAG aggaggctgcagaCCTCAGAAGCTTCTCTGTCGGACAGCCAGGCGGAGGTGGCATCTCTGCGCCAGGAGGCTGCAGCCCGGGAGGCCGTACTGGCTGAGCGGGAAGACCGTCTCCACGGGCTCGAGATGGAGCGCCGGCGGTTACACAACCAGCTGCAGGAACTCAAAGGCAACATCCGAGTGTTCTGCCGGGTCCGCCCCGTCCTTCCAGGGGAGTCCACCCCATCCCCTGGCTTCCTTCAGTTTCCCTCTGGCCCCTGTGGACCCTCTGACCCTCCAACCCGCCTCAGCCTCTCCCGGTCTGATGAGCGGCGTGGGACCCTGAGTGGGGCGCCAGCTGCCCCTACCCGCCATGACTTTTCCTTTGACCGGGTGTTCCCACCGGGGAGTGGACAGGATGAAGTGTTTGAGGAGATTTCCATGCTTGTCCAGTCAGCGCTGGATGGCTATCCAGTGTGCATCTTTGCTTATGGCCAGACAGGCAGTGGCAAGACCTTCACCATGGAGGGCGGGCCTGGGGGAGACCCCCGGCTGGAGGGACTGATCCCTCGGGCCCTGCGGCACCTCTTCTCTGTGGCCCAGGAGCTCCGTGGCCAGGGCTGGACCTACAGCTTTGTGGCAAGTTACGTAGAGATCTACAACGAGACTGTCCGAGACCTGCTGGCCACTGGGGCCCGGAAGGGCCAGGGGGGTGAGTGTGAGATTCGCCGGGCAGGGCCAGGCAGCGAGGAGCTTACGGTCACCAACGCGCGCTACGTTCCGGTCTCTTGTGAGAGGGAG GTGGAGGCCCTGCTCCATCTAGCCCGCCAGAACCGCGCTGTGGCCCGCACAGCCCAGAATGAGCGCTCGTCGCGTAGTCACAGCGTGTTCCAGCTGCAGATCTCTGGGGAGCACGCTGGCCGAGGCCTGCAGTGTGCGGCCCCCCTCAGCCTGGTGGACTTGGCTGGGAGTGAGCGGCTCGACCCCGGCTTAGCGCTCGGCCCTGGGGAGCGGGAACGCCTTCGGGAAACGCAGGCCATTAACAGCAGCCTGTCCACGTTGGGGCTGGTCATCATGGCCTTGAGCAACAAG GAGTCCCACGTGCCTTACCGGAACAGCAAGCTCACCTACCTGCTGCAGAACTCTCTGGGCGGCAGTGCCAAGAT gctcATGTTTGTGAACATTTCTCCCCTAGAAGAGAACGTCTCTGAGTCCCTCAACTCCCTACGCTTCGCCTCCAAG GTGAACCAGTGTGTCATTGGCACTGCCCAGGCCAACAAGAAATGA
- the KIFC1 gene encoding kinesin-like protein KIFC1 isoform X4: MEPQRSPLLEVKGNIELKRPLAKAASRLPLSGRRLKRGPDQMEEALEPEKKRTRGLGTRVTTTHPRAAALSSVPQTQGQTAVPRAPRKSAPRCSMAVAPVLKTQKPGPVVPAQKPGTTAAPPMVGGKKPKRPAWDLKGQLCDLNAELKCYRERKQVLDQENQQLQDQLREAQQQASALGAERRTLEEELTRVRAQAEQRQRELGNLSARVLELEERLGTQEGLVQELQQEQLRLQEERRGLAAQLGEQERRLQTSEASLSDSQAEVASLRQEAAAREAVLAEREDRLHGLEMERRRLHNQLQELKGNIRVFCRVRPVLPGESTPSPGFLQFPSGPCGPSDPPTRLSLSRSDERRGTLSGAPAAPTRHDFSFDRVFPPGSGQDEVFEEISMLVQSALDGYPVCIFAYGQTGSGKTFTMEGGPGGDPRLEGLIPRALRHLFSVAQELRGQGWTYSFVASYVEIYNETVRDLLATGARKGQGGECEIRRAGPGSEELTVTNARYVPVSCEREVEALLHLARQNRAVARTAQNERSSRSHSVFQLQISGEHAGRGLQCAAPLSLVDLAGSERLDPGLALGPGERERLRETQAINSSLSTLGLVIMALSNKESHVPYRNSKLTYLLQNSLGGSAKMLMFVNISPLEENVSESLNSLRFASKVNQCVIGTAQANKK, encoded by the exons ATGGAGCCGCAG AGGTCACCATTGTTGGAAGTGAAGGGCAACATAGAGCTGAAGAGACCCCTGGCCAAGGCCGCTTCCCGGCTGCCTCTCTCGGGACGCAGGCTGAAGAGGGGGCCCGACCAGATGGAGGAGGCGTTGGAGCCGGAGAAG AAAAGAACACGAGGCCTGGGCACCAGAGTGACCACGACCCACCCCAGAGCAGCAGCCCTCAGCTCTGTGCCACAGACACAAGGCCAGACCGCAG TGCCCAGAGCTCCCAGGAAGTCAGCACCCCGATGTTCCATGGCTGTTGCCCCAG TGCTGAAGACTCAGAAGCCAGGTCCTGTTGTTCCTGCCCAGAAGCCTGGAA CGACAGCTGCGCCTCCCATGGTGGGAGGGAAGAAACCCAAACGTCCGGCCTGGGACTTAAAGGGGCAGTTATGTGACCTCAACGCAGAGCTGAAATGCTACCGTGAGAGGAAGCAGGTGCTGGACCAGGAGAACCAACAGCTGCAGGACCAGCTCCGGGAGGCCCAGCAACAGGCCTCGGCCCTGGGGGCAGAGCGCAGGACCCTGGAAGAGGAGTTGACCAGGGTGCGGGCCCAGGCTGAGCAGCGCCAGCGGGAGCTGGGGAACCTGAGTGCCCGCGTCCTGGAGCTGGAAGAGCGGCTGGGCACGCAGGAGGGCTTAGTGCAAGAGCTCCAGCAAGAACAGCTGAGATTACAGGAGGAGCGCAGGGGACTGGCTGCCCAGCTGGGCGAGCAGGAG aggaggctgcagaCCTCAGAAGCTTCTCTGTCGGACAGCCAGGCGGAGGTGGCATCTCTGCGCCAGGAGGCTGCAGCCCGGGAGGCCGTACTGGCTGAGCGGGAAGACCGTCTCCACGGGCTCGAGATGGAGCGCCGGCGGTTACACAACCAGCTGCAGGAACTCAAAGGCAACATCCGAGTGTTCTGCCGGGTCCGCCCCGTCCTTCCAGGGGAGTCCACCCCATCCCCTGGCTTCCTTCAGTTTCCCTCTGGCCCCTGTGGACCCTCTGACCCTCCAACCCGCCTCAGCCTCTCCCGGTCTGATGAGCGGCGTGGGACCCTGAGTGGGGCGCCAGCTGCCCCTACCCGCCATGACTTTTCCTTTGACCGGGTGTTCCCACCGGGGAGTGGACAGGATGAAGTGTTTGAGGAGATTTCCATGCTTGTCCAGTCAGCGCTGGATGGCTATCCAGTGTGCATCTTTGCTTATGGCCAGACAGGCAGTGGCAAGACCTTCACCATGGAGGGCGGGCCTGGGGGAGACCCCCGGCTGGAGGGACTGATCCCTCGGGCCCTGCGGCACCTCTTCTCTGTGGCCCAGGAGCTCCGTGGCCAGGGCTGGACCTACAGCTTTGTGGCAAGTTACGTAGAGATCTACAACGAGACTGTCCGAGACCTGCTGGCCACTGGGGCCCGGAAGGGCCAGGGGGGTGAGTGTGAGATTCGCCGGGCAGGGCCAGGCAGCGAGGAGCTTACGGTCACCAACGCGCGCTACGTTCCGGTCTCTTGTGAGAGGGAG GTGGAGGCCCTGCTCCATCTAGCCCGCCAGAACCGCGCTGTGGCCCGCACAGCCCAGAATGAGCGCTCGTCGCGTAGTCACAGCGTGTTCCAGCTGCAGATCTCTGGGGAGCACGCTGGCCGAGGCCTGCAGTGTGCGGCCCCCCTCAGCCTGGTGGACTTGGCTGGGAGTGAGCGGCTCGACCCCGGCTTAGCGCTCGGCCCTGGGGAGCGGGAACGCCTTCGGGAAACGCAGGCCATTAACAGCAGCCTGTCCACGTTGGGGCTGGTCATCATGGCCTTGAGCAACAAG GAGTCCCACGTGCCTTACCGGAACAGCAAGCTCACCTACCTGCTGCAGAACTCTCTGGGCGGCAGTGCCAAGAT gctcATGTTTGTGAACATTTCTCCCCTAGAAGAGAACGTCTCTGAGTCCCTCAACTCCCTACGCTTCGCCTCCAAG GTGAACCAGTGTGTCATTGGCACTGCCCAGGCCAACAAGAAATGA
- the KIFC1 gene encoding kinesin-like protein KIFC1 isoform X2: MEPQQRSPLLEVKGNIELKRPLAKAASRLPLSGRRLKRGPDQMEEALEPEKKRTRGLGTRVTTTHPRAAALSSVPQTQGQTAVPRAPRKSAPRCSMAVAPVLKTQKPGPVVPAQKPGTTAAPPMVGGKKPKRPAWDLKGQLCDLNAELKCYRERKQVLDQENQQLQDQLREAQQQASALGAERRTLEEELTRVRAQAEQRQRELGNLSARVLELEERLGTQEGLVQELQQEQLRLQEERRGLAAQLGEQERRLQTSEASLSDSQAEVASLRQEAAAREAVLAEREDRLHGLEMERRRLHNQLQELKGNIRVFCRVRPVLPGESTPSPGFLQFPSGPCGPSDPPTRLSLSRSDERRGTLSGAPAAPTRHDFSFDRVFPPGSGQDEVFEEISMLVQSALDGYPVCIFAYGQTGSGKTFTMEGGPGGDPRLEGLIPRALRHLFSVAQELRGQGWTYSFVASYVEIYNETVRDLLATGARKGQGGECEIRRAGPGSEELTVTNARYVPVSCEREVEALLHLARQNRAVARTAQNERSSRSHSVFQLQISGEHAGRGLQCAAPLSLVDLAGSERLDPGLALGPGERERLRETQAINSSLSTLGLVIMALSNKESHVPYRNSKLTYLLQNSLGGSAKMLMFVNISPLEENVSESLNSLRFASKVNQCVIGTAQANKK; this comes from the exons ATGGAGCCGCAG CAGAGGTCACCATTGTTGGAAGTGAAGGGCAACATAGAGCTGAAGAGACCCCTGGCCAAGGCCGCTTCCCGGCTGCCTCTCTCGGGACGCAGGCTGAAGAGGGGGCCCGACCAGATGGAGGAGGCGTTGGAGCCGGAGAAG AAAAGAACACGAGGCCTGGGCACCAGAGTGACCACGACCCACCCCAGAGCAGCAGCCCTCAGCTCTGTGCCACAGACACAAGGCCAGACCGCAG TGCCCAGAGCTCCCAGGAAGTCAGCACCCCGATGTTCCATGGCTGTTGCCCCAG TGCTGAAGACTCAGAAGCCAGGTCCTGTTGTTCCTGCCCAGAAGCCTGGAA CGACAGCTGCGCCTCCCATGGTGGGAGGGAAGAAACCCAAACGTCCGGCCTGGGACTTAAAGGGGCAGTTATGTGACCTCAACGCAGAGCTGAAATGCTACCGTGAGAGGAAGCAGGTGCTGGACCAGGAGAACCAACAGCTGCAGGACCAGCTCCGGGAGGCCCAGCAACAGGCCTCGGCCCTGGGGGCAGAGCGCAGGACCCTGGAAGAGGAGTTGACCAGGGTGCGGGCCCAGGCTGAGCAGCGCCAGCGGGAGCTGGGGAACCTGAGTGCCCGCGTCCTGGAGCTGGAAGAGCGGCTGGGCACGCAGGAGGGCTTAGTGCAAGAGCTCCAGCAAGAACAGCTGAGATTACAGGAGGAGCGCAGGGGACTGGCTGCCCAGCTGGGCGAGCAGGAG aggaggctgcagaCCTCAGAAGCTTCTCTGTCGGACAGCCAGGCGGAGGTGGCATCTCTGCGCCAGGAGGCTGCAGCCCGGGAGGCCGTACTGGCTGAGCGGGAAGACCGTCTCCACGGGCTCGAGATGGAGCGCCGGCGGTTACACAACCAGCTGCAGGAACTCAAAGGCAACATCCGAGTGTTCTGCCGGGTCCGCCCCGTCCTTCCAGGGGAGTCCACCCCATCCCCTGGCTTCCTTCAGTTTCCCTCTGGCCCCTGTGGACCCTCTGACCCTCCAACCCGCCTCAGCCTCTCCCGGTCTGATGAGCGGCGTGGGACCCTGAGTGGGGCGCCAGCTGCCCCTACCCGCCATGACTTTTCCTTTGACCGGGTGTTCCCACCGGGGAGTGGACAGGATGAAGTGTTTGAGGAGATTTCCATGCTTGTCCAGTCAGCGCTGGATGGCTATCCAGTGTGCATCTTTGCTTATGGCCAGACAGGCAGTGGCAAGACCTTCACCATGGAGGGCGGGCCTGGGGGAGACCCCCGGCTGGAGGGACTGATCCCTCGGGCCCTGCGGCACCTCTTCTCTGTGGCCCAGGAGCTCCGTGGCCAGGGCTGGACCTACAGCTTTGTGGCAAGTTACGTAGAGATCTACAACGAGACTGTCCGAGACCTGCTGGCCACTGGGGCCCGGAAGGGCCAGGGGGGTGAGTGTGAGATTCGCCGGGCAGGGCCAGGCAGCGAGGAGCTTACGGTCACCAACGCGCGCTACGTTCCGGTCTCTTGTGAGAGGGAG GTGGAGGCCCTGCTCCATCTAGCCCGCCAGAACCGCGCTGTGGCCCGCACAGCCCAGAATGAGCGCTCGTCGCGTAGTCACAGCGTGTTCCAGCTGCAGATCTCTGGGGAGCACGCTGGCCGAGGCCTGCAGTGTGCGGCCCCCCTCAGCCTGGTGGACTTGGCTGGGAGTGAGCGGCTCGACCCCGGCTTAGCGCTCGGCCCTGGGGAGCGGGAACGCCTTCGGGAAACGCAGGCCATTAACAGCAGCCTGTCCACGTTGGGGCTGGTCATCATGGCCTTGAGCAACAAG GAGTCCCACGTGCCTTACCGGAACAGCAAGCTCACCTACCTGCTGCAGAACTCTCTGGGCGGCAGTGCCAAGAT gctcATGTTTGTGAACATTTCTCCCCTAGAAGAGAACGTCTCTGAGTCCCTCAACTCCCTACGCTTCGCCTCCAAG GTGAACCAGTGTGTCATTGGCACTGCCCAGGCCAACAAGAAATGA
- the KIFC1 gene encoding kinesin-like protein KIFC1 isoform X1 yields MEPQQRSPLLEVKGNIELKRPLAKAASRLPLSGRRLKRGPDQMEEALEPEKKRTRGLGTRVTTTHPRAAALSSVPQTQGQTAAVPRAPRKSAPRCSMAVAPVLKTQKPGPVVPAQKPGTTAAPPMVGGKKPKRPAWDLKGQLCDLNAELKCYRERKQVLDQENQQLQDQLREAQQQASALGAERRTLEEELTRVRAQAEQRQRELGNLSARVLELEERLGTQEGLVQELQQEQLRLQEERRGLAAQLGEQERRLQTSEASLSDSQAEVASLRQEAAAREAVLAEREDRLHGLEMERRRLHNQLQELKGNIRVFCRVRPVLPGESTPSPGFLQFPSGPCGPSDPPTRLSLSRSDERRGTLSGAPAAPTRHDFSFDRVFPPGSGQDEVFEEISMLVQSALDGYPVCIFAYGQTGSGKTFTMEGGPGGDPRLEGLIPRALRHLFSVAQELRGQGWTYSFVASYVEIYNETVRDLLATGARKGQGGECEIRRAGPGSEELTVTNARYVPVSCEREVEALLHLARQNRAVARTAQNERSSRSHSVFQLQISGEHAGRGLQCAAPLSLVDLAGSERLDPGLALGPGERERLRETQAINSSLSTLGLVIMALSNKESHVPYRNSKLTYLLQNSLGGSAKMLMFVNISPLEENVSESLNSLRFASKVNQCVIGTAQANKK; encoded by the exons ATGGAGCCGCAG CAGAGGTCACCATTGTTGGAAGTGAAGGGCAACATAGAGCTGAAGAGACCCCTGGCCAAGGCCGCTTCCCGGCTGCCTCTCTCGGGACGCAGGCTGAAGAGGGGGCCCGACCAGATGGAGGAGGCGTTGGAGCCGGAGAAG AAAAGAACACGAGGCCTGGGCACCAGAGTGACCACGACCCACCCCAGAGCAGCAGCCCTCAGCTCTGTGCCACAGACACAAGGCCAGACCGCAG CAGTGCCCAGAGCTCCCAGGAAGTCAGCACCCCGATGTTCCATGGCTGTTGCCCCAG TGCTGAAGACTCAGAAGCCAGGTCCTGTTGTTCCTGCCCAGAAGCCTGGAA CGACAGCTGCGCCTCCCATGGTGGGAGGGAAGAAACCCAAACGTCCGGCCTGGGACTTAAAGGGGCAGTTATGTGACCTCAACGCAGAGCTGAAATGCTACCGTGAGAGGAAGCAGGTGCTGGACCAGGAGAACCAACAGCTGCAGGACCAGCTCCGGGAGGCCCAGCAACAGGCCTCGGCCCTGGGGGCAGAGCGCAGGACCCTGGAAGAGGAGTTGACCAGGGTGCGGGCCCAGGCTGAGCAGCGCCAGCGGGAGCTGGGGAACCTGAGTGCCCGCGTCCTGGAGCTGGAAGAGCGGCTGGGCACGCAGGAGGGCTTAGTGCAAGAGCTCCAGCAAGAACAGCTGAGATTACAGGAGGAGCGCAGGGGACTGGCTGCCCAGCTGGGCGAGCAGGAG aggaggctgcagaCCTCAGAAGCTTCTCTGTCGGACAGCCAGGCGGAGGTGGCATCTCTGCGCCAGGAGGCTGCAGCCCGGGAGGCCGTACTGGCTGAGCGGGAAGACCGTCTCCACGGGCTCGAGATGGAGCGCCGGCGGTTACACAACCAGCTGCAGGAACTCAAAGGCAACATCCGAGTGTTCTGCCGGGTCCGCCCCGTCCTTCCAGGGGAGTCCACCCCATCCCCTGGCTTCCTTCAGTTTCCCTCTGGCCCCTGTGGACCCTCTGACCCTCCAACCCGCCTCAGCCTCTCCCGGTCTGATGAGCGGCGTGGGACCCTGAGTGGGGCGCCAGCTGCCCCTACCCGCCATGACTTTTCCTTTGACCGGGTGTTCCCACCGGGGAGTGGACAGGATGAAGTGTTTGAGGAGATTTCCATGCTTGTCCAGTCAGCGCTGGATGGCTATCCAGTGTGCATCTTTGCTTATGGCCAGACAGGCAGTGGCAAGACCTTCACCATGGAGGGCGGGCCTGGGGGAGACCCCCGGCTGGAGGGACTGATCCCTCGGGCCCTGCGGCACCTCTTCTCTGTGGCCCAGGAGCTCCGTGGCCAGGGCTGGACCTACAGCTTTGTGGCAAGTTACGTAGAGATCTACAACGAGACTGTCCGAGACCTGCTGGCCACTGGGGCCCGGAAGGGCCAGGGGGGTGAGTGTGAGATTCGCCGGGCAGGGCCAGGCAGCGAGGAGCTTACGGTCACCAACGCGCGCTACGTTCCGGTCTCTTGTGAGAGGGAG GTGGAGGCCCTGCTCCATCTAGCCCGCCAGAACCGCGCTGTGGCCCGCACAGCCCAGAATGAGCGCTCGTCGCGTAGTCACAGCGTGTTCCAGCTGCAGATCTCTGGGGAGCACGCTGGCCGAGGCCTGCAGTGTGCGGCCCCCCTCAGCCTGGTGGACTTGGCTGGGAGTGAGCGGCTCGACCCCGGCTTAGCGCTCGGCCCTGGGGAGCGGGAACGCCTTCGGGAAACGCAGGCCATTAACAGCAGCCTGTCCACGTTGGGGCTGGTCATCATGGCCTTGAGCAACAAG GAGTCCCACGTGCCTTACCGGAACAGCAAGCTCACCTACCTGCTGCAGAACTCTCTGGGCGGCAGTGCCAAGAT gctcATGTTTGTGAACATTTCTCCCCTAGAAGAGAACGTCTCTGAGTCCCTCAACTCCCTACGCTTCGCCTCCAAG GTGAACCAGTGTGTCATTGGCACTGCCCAGGCCAACAAGAAATGA